The following proteins are co-located in the Phragmites australis chromosome 10, lpPhrAust1.1, whole genome shotgun sequence genome:
- the LOC133930516 gene encoding NF-X1-type zinc finger protein NFXL1-like, which translates to MQPSTDCRRGGGPVAAPSSRPVWRPRSSAPAPTAGPDAAAPILPLPTPASEARPPNRRPRRPNHRNANSNRGGAPPGPQEHNNNNTGHRRRGPPQERPAPAAPSNARAQAPSPAPAPKAVGGDGTVPQLVQEIQDKLARGAVECMICYDMVRRSAPVWSCGSCFSIFHLPCIRKWARSPASAVDGSAESAAASSWRCPGCQSVHATPARDLAYTCFCGRLRDPPNDLFLTPHSCGELCSKPLERAETSAKGHDGAATRCPHVCVLQCHPGPCPPCKAFAPDRPCPCGKQTIVRRCADRSTPVTCGRHCERLLPCRRHRCEKVCHTGPCGDCSVVISARCFCGKKKETLLCGDMVVKGKLSEEDGVFSCSEVCGHTLACGYHACQDMCHPGPCGECELTPGKVTTCHCGKTRLEAMRANCLDPIPTCDKICDKELPCGVHRCKVNCHEGECPPCLVRVEQRCRCSSSGRMVECYKVSMEEFHCNKPCGRKKNCGRHRCSECCCPLSGKFAQLEGGNWDPHLCQISCAKKLRCGQHVCQLLCHSGHCPPCLETIFTDLTCACGRTSIPPPLPCGTPTPSCPHQCSVPQPCGHPASHSCHFGDCPPCVVPVMRECIGGHVMLRNIPCGSKDIRCNQPCGKNRQCGLHACTRTCHPSPCDQPPSNGDASSSSGVKASCGQVCGAPRRECKHTCTAPCHPSSPCPDLRCEFPVTITCSCGRITATVPCGAGGTSIGDNMFEVSIIQKLPMPLQPVESNGRRVPLGQRKLSCDEECAKMEKKRVLAEAFDITPPNLDALYFGENSNASDLVSDLFRREPKWVMAIEERCKFLVLGKTRGNSSSNLKLHIFCHMMKDKRDAIRLIADRWKLSVQAAGWEPKRFVTIHVTPKSKPPARILGSKAGAPVTAAHPYFDPLVDMDPRLVVAMLDLPREADVNALVLRFGGECELVWLNDKNAVAVFNDPARAATALRRLDYGSAYQGAAMFLPSSAQAPSSGNVWVAGQKDGVLAAKSSGNPWKKATASEPDRSSGDWTGVAGHAPAPGWRGANAAAQVMGTPNRWNVLESDAVTSSGPGDKRRPAPCADAGHSAVPNAGNAGPSVSKLQPDVVVDDWEEACE; encoded by the coding sequence ATGCAACCCTCCACCGATTGCCGCCGCGGAGGCGGCCCGGTCGCGGCCCCATCCTCCCGCCCCGTGTGGCGGCCCCGCTCGTCTGCCCCCGCCCCCACCGCGGGCCCGGACGCCGCCGCCCCTATCCTGCCCCTCCCCACCCCGGCCTCGGAGGCCCGGCCGCCGAaccgccgcccgcgccgcccgaACCACAGAAACGCGAACAGCAATCGCGGCGGCGCCCCTCCGGGGCCGCAGGagcacaacaacaacaacacggGCCACCGTCGCCGCGGCCCGCCGCAGGAGAGGCCAGCTCCCGCGGCGCCTAGTAACGCGCGTGCGCAGGCGCCGTCCCCAGCTCCTGCGCCCAAGGCGGTTGGGGGCGATGGGACGGTGCCGCAGCTGGTGCAGGAGATCCAGGACAAGCTGGCGCGGGGCGCGGTGGAGTGCATGATCTGCTACGACATGGTGCGGAGGTCGGCCCCCGTATGGTCCTGCGGCAGCTGCTTCTCCAtcttccacctcccctgcatcCGCAAGTGGGCGCGCTCCCCGGCCTCCGCCGTCGACGGCTCCGCAGAGTCCGCCGCGGCCTCCTCCTGGCGCTGCCCTGGGTGCCAGTCCGTGCACGCCACCCCGGCCCGCGACCTCGCCTACACCTGCTTCTGCGGGCGCCTCCGTGACCCCCCCAACGATCTCTTCCTCACGCCCCACTCCTGCGGTGAGCTCTGCTCCAAGCCTCTCGAGAGGGCGGAAACGAGCGCCAAGGGTCATGATGGTGCCGCCACCAGGTGCCCGCACGTCTGCGTCCTGCAGTGCCATCCTGGCCCATGTCCGCCCTGCAAAGCTTTCGCGCCAGACCGGCCGTGCCCCTGCGGGAAACAGACTATCGTGCGGAGATGCGCGGACCGGAGCACCCCCGTGACCTGTGGCCGGCACTGCGAGCGGTTGCTGCCCTGCAGAAGGCACCGCTGTGAGAAGGTCTGCCACACCGGTCCCTGTGGGGATTGCTCTGTTGTCATCTCTGCACGATGCTTCTGCGGGAAGAAAAAAGAGACGTTGCTCTGTGGGGACATGGTGGTGAAGGGGAagctgtcggaggaggatggTGTGTTCTCATGCAGTGAGGTGTGTGGCCACACCCTCGCCTGTGGGTATCATGCCTGCCAGGATATGTGCCATCCAGGGCCTTGCGGGGAGTGTGAGCTCACGCCAGGGAAGGTCACTACATGCCATTGTGGCAAGACAAGGCTGGAGGCGATGAGGGCAAACTGCTTGGACCCAATCCCGACCTGTGACAAGATCTGCGATAAGGAATTGCCTTGTGGGGTGCATAGGTGCAAGGTCAATTGCCATGAGGGAGAGTGCCCGCCTTGCTTGGTGCGTGTCGAGCAGAGGTGCCGCTGTAGCTCTTCAGGCCGGATGGTGGAGTGCTACAAGGTCTCAATGGAAGAGTTCCACTGTAACAAGCCTTGTGGTCGCAAGAAGAACTGTGGGAGGCATCGGTGCAgtgagtgttgttgcccactgTCGGGGAAGTTCGCACAGCTTGAAGGTGGTAACTGGGATCCCCATCTCTGCCAGATATCATGTGCCAAGAAGCTCCGGTGTGGGCAGCATGTATGCCAGCTGCTCTGCCACAGTGGTCACTGCCCGCCCTGCTTGGAGACCATATTCACTGATCTCACTTGTGCCTGTGGCAGAACTTCTATCCCGCCACCGCTGCCTTGTGGCACACCAACTCCATCATGCCCGCATCAGTGCTCAGTCCCCCAGCCGTGCGGTCATCCAGCCTCACATTCATGCCATTTTGGGGACTGCCCGCCTTGCGTTGTGCCAGTAATGAGAGAATGCATTGGGGGACATGTGATGTTGAGGAACATCCCTTGTGGATCAAAGGATATCAGGTGCAACCAACCATGTGGGAAGAACCGGCAATGTGGATTACATGCTTGCACCAGGACTTGCCATCCTTCCCCCTGTGATCAGCCACCTTCAAATGGAGATGCTAGCTCAAGCTCTGGGGTTAAAGCTTCTTGTGGACAGGTATGTGGTGCCCCAAGGAGGGAATGTAAGCACACGTGCACTGCCCCATGCCACCCATCGTCACCTTGCCCAGATTTGAGATGTGAATTCCCTGTGACTATTACCTGTTCTTGTGGCCGTATCACTGCAACTGTTCCCTGCGGTGCTGGGGGAACCTCCATTGGTGATAATATGTTTGAAGTCTCCATCATACAGAAGTTGCCAATGCCTCTCCAGCCAGTGGAATCAAATGGGAGGAGGGTGCCTCTTGGGCAGAGGAAGCTTTCTTGTGATGAGGAGTGTGCAaagatggagaagaagagggtCCTTGCTGAAGCATTTGACATTACCCCACCCAATTTGGATGCATTGTATTTCGGTGAGAACTCAAATGCATCAGATTTGGTTTCTGATCTGTTCCGACGTGAGCCGAAGTGGGTGATGGCCATAGAAGAGAGGTGCAAGTTCCTTGTACTTGGGAAAACGAGAGGCAATTCTTCAagcaacctcaaactgcatatCTTTTGTCACATGATGAAGGACAAGAGAGATGCTATCAGGCTCATTGCAGATAGGTGGAAGCTTTCTGTTCAGGCGGCTGGTTGGGAGCCTAAGCGTTTTGTTACCATCCATGTCACACCCAAGTCGAAACCGCCTGCCCGCATCCTGGGCTCCAAGGCAGGCGCCCCTGTCACTGCTGCCCATCCTTACTTTGATCCGCTGGTTGACATGGATCCGAGGCTGGTTGTTGCCATGCTGGACCTGCCACGGGAGGCTGATGTTAATGCCCTTGTCCTAAGGTTTGGTGGAGAGTGTGAATTGGTCTGGCTGAACGACAAGAATGCAGTGGCCGTATTCAATGATCCAGCTAGAGCAGcaacggcgctgaggcggttaGACTATGGCTCTGCTTACCAGGGCGCTGCAATGTTTTTGCCAAGCAGCGCTCAGGCACCTTCGTCAGGCAATGTGTGGGTTGCAGGCCAGAAAGATGGAGTGCTCGCTGCTAAGAGCAGTGGCAATCCATGGAAGAAGGCCACTGCTTCTGAGCCTGACCGGTCCTCTGGAGACTGGACTGGTGTGGCTGGCCATGCTCCGGCGCCAGGGTGGAGAGGTGCCAATGCTGCCGCTCAAGTGATGGGGACTCCGAACCGATGGAATGTCCTGGAGTCTGATGCTGTCACGAGCTCTGGTCCAGGTGACAAGCGGAGGCCTGCTCCTTGCGCCGATGCTGGACACAGCGCAGTACCAAATGCTGGGAACGCTGGGCCATCAGTGAGCAAGCTGCAGCCGGACGTCGTGGTGGATGACTGGGAAGAAGCTTGCGAATGA